The Brasilonema sennae CENA114 genome includes a region encoding these proteins:
- the nifD gene encoding nitrogenase molybdenum-iron protein alpha chain, translated as MTYTDDKKSSEQDPKALVEQRKQVVKEVLDAYPDKAKKKREKHINVYEEGKSDCGVKSNVKSLPGVMTARGCAYAGSKGVVWGPIKDMIHISHGPVGCGYWSWSGRRNYYIGTTGVDTFGTMHFTSDFQERDIVFGGDKKLIKLIEELEVLFPLNRGVSIQSECPVGLIGDDIEAVARKSSKEIDKPVVPVRCEGFRGVSQSLGHHIANDMVRDWVFTRSDKEKKEGKLQFESTPYDVAIIGDYNIGGDAWASRILLEELGLRVVAQWSGDGTINEMMQTPNVKMNLIHCYRSMNYISRHMEEAYGIPWLEYNFFGPTKIAASLREIASKFDEKIQENAEKIIAKYQPVMDEIVAKYRPGLEGKTVAMMVGGLRPRHVVPAFQDLGMRMIGTGYEFAHNDDYKRTTNYIENGTIVFDDVTAYEFEEFIKALKPDLVASGVKEKYVFQKMGLPFRQMHSWDYSGLSDGAEKSGKERFFSVKTKNNLFLA; from the coding sequence ATGACATATACAGATGACAAAAAATCTTCCGAGCAAGATCCAAAAGCGCTCGTAGAACAAAGAAAACAAGTAGTTAAAGAAGTTCTAGACGCTTACCCCGACAAAGCTAAGAAAAAGCGGGAAAAGCATATAAACGTATACGAAGAAGGCAAGTCCGACTGCGGCGTTAAGTCCAACGTCAAATCTCTTCCTGGTGTGATGACCGCTCGTGGTTGTGCTTACGCTGGTTCTAAAGGTGTGGTCTGGGGTCCAATTAAGGACATGATCCACATCAGCCACGGTCCTGTCGGTTGCGGTTACTGGTCTTGGTCTGGTCGTCGTAACTACTACATCGGCACCACAGGTGTTGACACCTTTGGCACCATGCACTTCACTTCTGACTTCCAAGAACGGGATATCGTCTTCGGCGGTGACAAAAAACTCATAAAACTAATCGAAGAACTCGAAGTACTCTTCCCCCTCAACCGTGGTGTCTCAATTCAATCTGAATGTCCTGTCGGTCTGATTGGGGATGACATTGAAGCTGTCGCCAGAAAATCATCCAAAGAGATTGACAAGCCTGTTGTTCCCGTGCGTTGCGAAGGCTTCCGGGGTGTTTCTCAATCCCTCGGTCACCACATTGCGAACGACATGGTTCGTGACTGGGTGTTCACCAGATCTGACAAAGAAAAAAAAGAAGGCAAGCTGCAATTCGAGTCTACTCCTTACGATGTCGCAATCATCGGTGACTACAACATTGGTGGTGATGCTTGGGCTAGCCGCATCCTGTTAGAAGAACTCGGCTTGCGCGTAGTCGCCCAGTGGTCAGGTGATGGCACCATCAACGAGATGATGCAGACACCAAACGTCAAGATGAACCTGATTCACTGTTACCGGTCGATGAACTACATCAGCCGTCACATGGAAGAAGCTTACGGTATACCCTGGTTGGAATACAACTTCTTTGGTCCTACCAAGATTGCTGCATCCTTACGGGAAATCGCTTCCAAGTTTGACGAGAAGATCCAAGAAAACGCTGAGAAGATCATCGCCAAGTACCAGCCAGTGATGGATGAAATCGTTGCCAAGTATCGTCCAGGCTTGGAAGGCAAAACTGTTGCCATGATGGTTGGTGGTTTGCGTCCTCGCCACGTTGTTCCCGCTTTCCAAGATTTGGGAATGAGAATGATTGGTACAGGTTATGAGTTTGCTCATAATGACGACTACAAACGTACCACCAACTACATTGAAAACGGTACTATCGTTTTCGATGACGTTACTGCTTACGAGTTCGAGGAGTTTATCAAAGCACTCAAGCCCGACCTCGTCGCTTCTGGTGTGAAAGAGAAGTATGTCTTCCAAAAGATGGGTCTTCCTTTCCGTCAAATGCACTCTTGGGATTACTCCGGACTTAGCGATGGCGCAGAAAAGTCAGGTAAAGAAAGGTTTTTTAGCGTTAAGACCAAAAATAATCTATTTTTAGCCTAA
- a CDS encoding DUF362 domain-containing protein encodes MTYKITSKCISCKLCLSACPTGAVKIVDGRHWIDPNLCTNCDNTTYSVPQCAAGCPTCDGCVKERGDYWESWFTTYNKLITKLTKKEEYWDNWFNLYSQKFSEQIQKRQTSKV; translated from the coding sequence ATGACTTATAAAATTACCAGCAAGTGCATTTCCTGCAAATTATGTCTTTCTGCCTGTCCCACTGGTGCAGTCAAAATAGTTGACGGTCGTCACTGGATTGATCCTAACCTATGCACAAACTGTGATAATACGACTTACAGTGTCCCTCAGTGTGCGGCTGGTTGTCCCACCTGCGATGGTTGCGTCAAAGAACGTGGGGATTACTGGGAGTCTTGGTTTACCACTTACAATAAACTCATAACAAAACTAACAAAAAAAGAAGAATATTGGGACAACTGGTTTAACTTATATTCCCAAAAATTTTCTGAGCAAATTCAGAAACGTCAAACATCAAAAGTCTAA
- a CDS encoding group I truncated hemoglobin: MSTLFDQLGGQQGIEQIVDDFYKRIMADNTLNHFFANTDLDKQRRHQAALFSQIFDGPNQYTGRQMEKVHTGMNLQQQHFDAIAKHLGESLAQRGVSSEDTNAALARVSSLKDAILNK, translated from the coding sequence ATGAGCACATTATTCGACCAACTTGGTGGACAACAGGGTATTGAGCAAATAGTGGATGATTTCTACAAACGCATCATGGCTGACAACACCCTTAATCACTTTTTCGCTAATACAGATTTGGACAAGCAGCGTCGTCATCAAGCTGCTTTATTCTCTCAGATCTTTGACGGTCCAAACCAATACACGGGTCGTCAAATGGAAAAAGTACACACGGGTATGAATCTACAGCAACAACACTTCGATGCGATTGCAAAGCACCTTGGTGAGTCACTAGCTCAGCGTGGAGTGTCGTCAGAGGACACAAACGCTGCACTTGCTCGCGTCTCAAGTTTGAAGGACGCTATTTTGAACAAGTGA
- a CDS encoding type II toxin-antitoxin system HigB family toxin: protein MHVITRKRLNEFAKLYPDTKNALAQWYQLVKQNQFASFVELREMFPSADQVGKLTVFNIGGNKVRLIAAIHYNRQKVYIRAVLTHSEYDEGKWKE, encoded by the coding sequence ATGCATGTGATTACTCGTAAACGACTCAATGAATTTGCTAAACTCTATCCAGATACAAAGAACGCTCTGGCTCAATGGTATCAATTGGTGAAGCAAAATCAGTTTGCCTCATTTGTGGAACTCCGTGAAATGTTTCCATCAGCAGATCAAGTCGGTAAATTGACTGTATTTAACATTGGCGGCAACAAAGTTCGACTCATTGCCGCAATTCACTACAACCGCCAAAAAGTCTACATCCGGGCTGTGTTAACGCATTCAGAATATGACGAAGGAAAGTGGAAAGAATAA
- a CDS encoding PIN domain-containing protein yields the protein MDLNELKNLVRTGQFGAITLDTSIFHAQGLRLESGLFKQLEQFRDSSTRLILSEVVREETLSHLIEKTRDAQKEIEKSLKQAKEYWQVENQKIEDIKEIVFSGREAQEIAFERFNQFVKFTSLEIVEAQNYVMVGELIQKYFKARPPFSETGKKKNEFPDAIALMSLETWANENQTKVIVVTSDNDWKNFCKSSERLIAIDDFAGALGLFQLPNADDICRDLSERYEKGELEDVKEAISNALEDKMGELEIYPEASSAYIYEQDSTEVIFNGFEFKLFEPPNLIFRPVNFDNDGLVVEAKLGVDVNIECSFSFSVYDSIDKDDVPMGSGSANIQTNLDVDILVSFIGDLDKIGAEVEVDDVEIEITAPDVIDFGEISPDWMDEDYDY from the coding sequence ATGGACTTAAATGAACTGAAAAATCTTGTCCGAACAGGGCAGTTTGGGGCTATTACCTTAGATACATCAATTTTTCATGCTCAAGGTTTGAGGTTAGAGTCAGGATTGTTTAAGCAATTAGAACAATTTCGAGATAGTTCTACAAGACTGATTCTTTCCGAAGTGGTCAGGGAAGAGACTTTATCACATCTAATAGAGAAAACAAGAGACGCCCAAAAGGAAATTGAGAAATCCCTGAAACAAGCCAAGGAATATTGGCAGGTTGAGAATCAGAAGATCGAAGACATAAAAGAAATAGTTTTTAGTGGGCGTGAAGCACAGGAAATTGCGTTTGAGCGATTTAATCAGTTTGTAAAGTTTACATCTTTAGAGATAGTTGAGGCTCAAAACTATGTAATGGTTGGGGAGTTAATACAAAAATACTTTAAAGCCAGACCACCATTCTCAGAGACAGGGAAAAAGAAAAACGAATTTCCTGATGCTATTGCTTTAATGTCTTTGGAGACATGGGCTAATGAAAACCAAACAAAAGTTATTGTTGTCACATCTGATAATGATTGGAAAAACTTTTGCAAAAGCTCTGAAAGGCTTATTGCTATTGATGATTTTGCAGGAGCTTTAGGACTATTTCAACTTCCAAATGCCGACGATATTTGTAGAGATTTGTCGGAAAGATATGAGAAGGGTGAACTAGAGGATGTAAAAGAAGCCATCTCTAATGCCTTGGAGGATAAAATGGGCGAGCTTGAAATTTATCCAGAGGCAAGTTCTGCTTACATTTATGAACAAGACTCGACAGAAGTAATCTTTAATGGCTTTGAGTTTAAGTTATTTGAACCTCCCAACCTAATATTTAGACCAGTTAATTTTGATAATGATGGTTTGGTAGTTGAAGCAAAGCTAGGCGTTGATGTCAATATCGAGTGTAGTTTTTCATTTTCCGTATACGACTCTATAGATAAAGACGATGTTCCAATGGGGAGTGGTAGTGCAAATATTCAAACTAATTTAGACGTAGATATCTTAGTTTCATTCATAGGAGATTTGGATAAAATCGGGGCGGAGGTTGAAGTGGATGATGTTGAAATTGAGATCACAGCCCCTGATGTCATTGATTTTGGCGAGATTTCGCCAGATTGGATGGACGAGGACTATGATTACTGA
- a CDS encoding site-specific integrase, which yields MEKQSKDKYQQAFEDLEPVSSTDGSFLGSSQQAQQQREHMRTKVLQELEKVNQRLKSAKTKVTIRESNGSLQLRATLPLKPGDKDTNGTGRKQYNISLNIPANLDGLKTAEEESYELGKLIARKTFEWNEKYLGNEANPKELKTIGELLKNFEEEYFKNHKRTTKSEHTFFYYYSRTKRFTNSQDLANSENLINSIQKIDKEWARYNATRAISAFCITFKIEIDLSKYSKMPENNSRKIPTDVEISAGIIKFADYLNNRGNQVNPDVKDSWQLWRWTYGMLAVFGLRPRELFINPDIDWWLSEENADMTWKVHKDCKTGERQALPLQKQWIEEFDLKNPKYLEMLATAISKKDKNKHAEITALTQRVSWWFRKIGLDFKPYDLRHAWAIRAHILGIPIKAAADNLGHSVQVHTQTYQRWFSLDMRKLAINQALSKRNEIELIKEENAKLRMENEMLKLENEMLKLELVYKRS from the coding sequence ATGGAAAAACAGAGTAAAGACAAGTATCAGCAAGCCTTTGAAGATTTGGAGCCAGTTTCATCTACAGATGGAAGTTTCCTTGGCTCCAGTCAGCAAGCCCAGCAGCAAAGAGAGCATATGAGAACAAAAGTACTACAAGAATTAGAGAAAGTTAATCAACGTTTGAAGTCTGCAAAGACAAAAGTGACAATTAGGGAATCAAATGGGAGTTTGCAGTTACGTGCTACATTACCACTTAAACCGGGAGACAAAGACACAAATGGAACTGGGAGAAAGCAATACAATATCAGTTTGAATATTCCCGCTAACTTGGATGGACTCAAGACGGCTGAGGAGGAATCCTACGAATTAGGAAAGTTAATTGCTCGAAAAACCTTTGAATGGAATGAGAAATATTTGGGAAATGAGGCAAATCCAAAAGAATTAAAAACAATAGGAGAATTACTCAAAAACTTTGAAGAAGAATATTTTAAAAATCATAAACGAACAACAAAAAGTGAACATACTTTTTTTTATTATTATTCCCGAACAAAGCGATTTACTAATTCTCAAGATTTAGCAAATTCTGAAAATTTGATAAATTCTATTCAGAAAATCGATAAAGAATGGGCTAGATATAACGCGACAAGAGCTATATCTGCATTTTGCATAACATTCAAAATTGAAATTGATTTATCTAAATATTCCAAAATGCCGGAGAATAATTCCCGGAAGATACCAACCGATGTGGAAATCTCCGCAGGAATTATCAAGTTTGCAGATTACCTGAATAACAGAGGTAATCAAGTTAATCCAGATGTGAAAGATAGTTGGCAACTTTGGCGCTGGACTTATGGAATGTTAGCAGTTTTTGGTTTACGCCCACGGGAGCTTTTTATCAATCCTGATATCGATTGGTGGTTAAGCGAAGAGAATGCAGATATGACATGGAAAGTCCATAAAGATTGTAAAACTGGAGAAAGACAAGCATTACCATTACAGAAACAATGGATTGAGGAGTTTGATTTAAAAAATCCTAAATATTTAGAAATGCTGGCAACAGCAATTAGTAAAAAAGACAAGAATAAACATGCAGAGATAACAGCATTAACCCAACGAGTGAGTTGGTGGTTCCGGAAAATCGGATTGGATTTTAAGCCGTATGATTTACGTCACGCTTGGGCAATTCGAGCGCATATTCTAGGAATACCAATCAAAGCAGCGGCGGATAATTTGGGACATAGTGTGCAAGTTCATACTCAAACTTATCAGCGTTGGTTCTCGCTAGATATGCGGAAGTTGGCGATTAATCAGGCTTTGAGTAAGAGGAATGAAATTGAGTTAATTAAGGAGGAGAATGCCAAGCTGAGGATGGAGAATGAAATGTTGAAGTTGGAGAATGAAATGTTGAAGTTGGAGTTGGTTTATAAGCGGAGTTAA
- the nifS gene encoding cysteine desulfurase NifS, with translation MHKDCIYLDNNATTKVDPAIVEAMLPYFSDYYGNPSSMHTFGGQVGKAVRLAREQVAALLGAEESEIIFTSGGTEGDNAAIRAALLAQPQKRHIITTQVEHPAVLNVCQQLETQGYSVTYLSVNRQGQLDLNELEASLTGNTALVTIMYANNETGTVFPIEQIGLRVKESGALFHVDAVQAVGKIPMNMKTSTIDMLTLSGHKMHAPKGIGALYLRRGVRFRPMIIGGGQQRGRRAGTENVPGVVALGKAAELELLHLEEATAREKQLRDRLEQTLINTIPNCEVNGDPANRLPNTTNIGFKYIEGEAILLHLNKHNICASSGSACSSGSLEPSHVLRAMGLPYTILHGSIRFSLCRYTTEAEIDAVLAIMPDIVERLRALSPFKNDNVGWLQQQEKSVLGVGR, from the coding sequence ATGCACAAAGACTGCATATATCTAGACAATAACGCCACCACCAAGGTAGATCCAGCAATTGTAGAGGCGATGCTGCCCTACTTCAGCGATTATTACGGCAATCCCTCCAGTATGCACACCTTTGGTGGGCAAGTTGGTAAAGCAGTAAGACTTGCACGAGAACAAGTGGCTGCTTTGTTGGGTGCTGAGGAATCAGAAATTATCTTTACCAGTGGAGGAACTGAGGGAGATAACGCCGCTATTCGTGCAGCGCTTTTGGCACAACCCCAAAAGCGACACATTATCACGACACAAGTCGAACACCCAGCAGTGCTGAATGTCTGCCAACAGCTGGAAACTCAAGGTTATTCTGTCACCTATCTATCAGTGAATCGTCAAGGGCAGTTGGATTTAAATGAACTGGAAGCCTCATTGACAGGCAATACTGCCCTAGTGACAATTATGTATGCCAATAACGAAACCGGTACGGTTTTCCCAATTGAGCAGATTGGGTTGCGCGTAAAAGAAAGTGGCGCACTCTTCCATGTCGATGCGGTGCAAGCTGTGGGTAAAATTCCCATGAATATGAAGACGAGCACCATTGATATGCTCACTCTATCTGGTCATAAAATGCATGCACCCAAAGGAATTGGTGCATTGTATCTACGACGCGGAGTTCGGTTCCGTCCCATGATTATCGGCGGAGGACAACAGCGCGGTAGAAGAGCAGGAACAGAAAATGTTCCAGGAGTTGTTGCTTTAGGCAAAGCAGCTGAACTAGAATTATTACATCTTGAAGAAGCGACAGCCAGAGAGAAGCAGTTACGCGATCGCCTTGAGCAAACTCTGATCAACACAATTCCCAACTGCGAAGTCAATGGTGATCCAGCAAACAGATTACCAAACACCACCAACATTGGTTTCAAATATATTGAAGGTGAAGCAATTCTTCTCCACCTAAACAAACACAACATTTGTGCTTCATCCGGTTCTGCTTGCAGTTCTGGCTCTTTGGAACCCTCTCATGTTCTGCGAGCAATGGGCTTACCCTACACCATTTTGCATGGTTCCATTCGCTTCAGCCTTTGCCGTTACACAACAGAAGCCGAAATTGATGCAGTTCTGGCAATTATGCCTGATATTGTAGAGCGTCTACGTGCCCTCTCACCCTTCAAGAATGATAATGTCGGTTGGCTGCAACAACAAGAAAAATCAGTGCTTGGTGTAGGCAGATGA
- a CDS encoding REP-associated tyrosine transposase: MPNYRRSNIPGGTYFITQVTYQRQPWLCSDAGRTALRAALQHVRQNYPFSIDAFVLLPDHFHSLWTLPAGDSNLSIRMLLIKRFVTKYYGHELGLDVGISRSREKRKEGNLWQRRFWEHLIRDEVDFANHCDYIHYNPVRHNFCESPQQWAFSSIHRFIQQKIYPLDWGGGGEAQLSSNIWDV; encoded by the coding sequence ATGCCGAACTACCGCAGATCTAATATTCCTGGTGGCACCTACTTCATCACCCAAGTTACCTACCAACGACAACCCTGGCTTTGCTCTGATGCTGGGCGTACTGCTTTACGCGCTGCCCTTCAACATGTCCGACAGAATTACCCTTTCTCTATTGATGCCTTTGTTCTACTGCCTGATCACTTTCACAGCCTATGGACTCTGCCTGCGGGAGATAGCAATCTATCGATACGAATGCTTTTGATCAAACGCTTTGTAACTAAATATTACGGGCATGAGCTAGGACTTGATGTCGGTATTTCCCGTTCGCGAGAAAAGCGAAAAGAAGGAAATCTATGGCAACGTCGTTTCTGGGAGCATTTGATTCGAGATGAAGTTGATTTTGCCAATCATTGCGATTACATCCACTACAATCCTGTCCGGCATAACTTTTGTGAATCACCGCAACAATGGGCTTTTTCGAGTATTCATCGTTTTATCCAACAGAAAATTTACCCGTTAGATTGGGGTGGCGGTGGTGAGGCTCAGCTTTCGTCAAATATTTGGGATGTTTGA
- the nifH gene encoding nitrogenase iron protein has protein sequence MSEDKIRQIAFYGKGGIGKSTTSQNTLAAMAEMGQRIMIVGCDPKADSTRLMLHSKAQTTVLHLAAERGAVEDLEIEEVLLTGFRGVKCVESGGPEPGVGCAGRGIITAINFLEENGAYQDLDFVSYDVLGDVVCGGFAMPIREGKAQEIYIVTSGEMMAMYAANNIARGILKYAHSGGVRLAGLICNSRKVDREIELIETLAERLNTQMIHFVPRDNIVQHAELRRMTVNEYAPDSDQGNEYRALAKKVINNTKLTIPTPIEMDELEALLVEFGILDDDSKHAEIIGKPAEATAK, from the coding sequence ATGTCCGAGGATAAAATCAGACAGATAGCATTCTACGGTAAAGGCGGTATCGGTAAATCTACCACCTCCCAAAACACCCTTGCCGCTATGGCAGAAATGGGTCAGCGCATCATGATTGTGGGTTGCGACCCAAAAGCAGACTCTACCCGTTTAATGCTGCACAGCAAAGCCCAAACCACCGTGCTTCACCTCGCCGCTGAGCGGGGCGCAGTAGAAGATTTAGAAATCGAAGAAGTGTTGCTCACCGGCTTCCGTGGTGTTAAGTGCGTGGAATCTGGTGGTCCTGAGCCTGGTGTAGGTTGCGCCGGTCGTGGTATTATCACCGCCATCAACTTCTTGGAAGAAAACGGTGCTTACCAAGACTTAGACTTCGTCTCCTACGACGTGTTGGGTGACGTTGTCTGCGGTGGTTTTGCTATGCCTATCCGTGAAGGAAAAGCACAAGAAATCTACATCGTGACCTCCGGTGAAATGATGGCGATGTACGCTGCTAACAACATCGCTCGCGGTATTCTCAAGTATGCTCACTCTGGTGGCGTGCGCTTGGCTGGTCTGATTTGTAACAGCCGTAAAGTTGACCGGGAAATCGAACTCATCGAAACCCTGGCGGAACGGTTGAACACCCAGATGATCCACTTTGTACCTCGTGACAACATCGTTCAACACGCAGAATTGCGTCGGATGACCGTCAACGAGTACGCACCTGACAGCGACCAAGGTAACGAATACCGCGCATTAGCTAAGAAGGTCATCAACAACACCAAGCTCACCATTCCTACACCTATTGAAATGGACGAGTTAGAAGCCCTACTCGTAGAGTTCGGTATCCTCGACGACGATAGCAAGCACGCAGAAATCATTGGCAAACCTGCAGAAGCTACTGCCAAGTAA
- the nifU gene encoding Fe-S cluster assembly protein NifU — protein MWDYTDKVMDLFYNPKNQGELEDSTEPGIKIAVGEVGSIACGDALRLHLKVEETTEKILEARYQTFGCTSAIASSEALVDLIQGSTLDEALKVTNKEIADYLGGLPQAKMHCSVMGQEALEAAIYNYRGIAPEVHEDDDEGALVCTCFGISDTKIKRVIRENNLTTAEEVTNYVKAGGGCGSCLATIDDIIESVRQESAAPSGNSLKKNTASQQAEKPLTPVQKIALIQKVLDEEVRPVLIADGGDVELYDVDGDSVKVLLQGACGSCSSSTATLKIAIESRLRDRVSKDLVVEAVEPSLL, from the coding sequence ATGTGGGACTATACAGATAAAGTGATGGATCTCTTCTACAATCCCAAAAATCAAGGGGAATTAGAAGACTCTACAGAACCTGGAATCAAAATTGCTGTTGGAGAAGTCGGTAGCATTGCTTGTGGAGATGCCCTGAGACTTCACTTGAAAGTTGAGGAAACAACTGAAAAAATCCTCGAAGCTCGTTATCAAACCTTTGGCTGTACGAGTGCGATCGCATCTTCTGAAGCTTTGGTAGATTTAATCCAGGGTTCAACCCTAGACGAAGCCCTCAAGGTAACTAACAAAGAGATTGCCGACTATCTTGGCGGATTACCACAAGCAAAGATGCATTGCTCGGTGATGGGACAAGAAGCGCTAGAAGCAGCTATCTATAATTACCGAGGTATTGCTCCCGAAGTTCATGAAGACGATGATGAAGGAGCGCTAGTTTGCACTTGTTTTGGCATTAGCGATACAAAAATTAAGCGTGTGATTAGAGAAAATAATCTCACCACCGCCGAAGAAGTCACAAATTATGTCAAAGCAGGTGGCGGATGCGGATCTTGTTTGGCAACGATTGATGATATAATAGAATCTGTACGGCAAGAATCTGCTGCCCCTTCAGGTAATTCCTTGAAAAAGAATACGGCTAGTCAGCAAGCCGAAAAACCTCTGACACCAGTGCAGAAAATTGCACTGATTCAAAAAGTCTTAGATGAAGAAGTCAGACCCGTTCTCATAGCCGATGGCGGAGACGTAGAACTGTACGACGTAGATGGTGATTCTGTAAAAGTTCTGCTCCAAGGTGCATGTGGTTCGTGTTCTTCTAGCACAGCAACACTAAAGATTGCAATTGAATCTAGATTGCGCGATCGCGTGAGCAAAGACCTTGTCGTAGAAGCGGTTGAGCCATCATTGCTTTAA
- a CDS encoding toll/interleukin-1 receptor domain-containing protein — MTVSVFLSHNKEDKLFVRKLARDLDNHGVKIWLDEAEIKVGESLIGKIRSGLDKVDYVAVILSPNSIASSWVQREVDVAMNQEIMRKRVKVLPIMYRKCELPDFLLGKLYADFTEESRYEDAFEKLVRSIEVVFNKNALESSLTAATLGQALNKAAIINLPIFSKPFHRPFQYIGMSIASASTAVGQRPNEIGNIIIDNDDCHMLLEAEGNFINYVEIDLKKTAPHLQTQEFDSVPILGSLSINPYELELVRKQTHFHTYYDHRKKLKISVSCLYDEAPLTVGFSAKYYGM; from the coding sequence ATGACAGTAAGTGTATTTCTTAGCCACAACAAGGAAGACAAACTTTTTGTCAGGAAACTTGCAAGAGATTTGGACAACCACGGCGTTAAAATTTGGCTTGATGAAGCTGAAATAAAAGTTGGAGAATCTTTAATAGGAAAAATCAGAAGTGGTTTGGATAAAGTAGACTATGTTGCTGTTATTTTATCTCCAAATTCAATTGCTTCGTCTTGGGTACAGCGAGAAGTGGATGTAGCTATGAACCAAGAGATTATGAGGAAAAGAGTTAAAGTTCTTCCGATTATGTATCGGAAATGTGAATTACCGGATTTTTTACTTGGTAAGTTGTATGCTGATTTTACCGAAGAGTCTCGGTATGAAGATGCTTTTGAAAAACTTGTGCGTAGTATTGAGGTTGTGTTTAATAAAAATGCTCTTGAAAGCAGTCTTACTGCTGCTACCTTGGGGCAAGCATTGAACAAAGCTGCGATCATAAATCTTCCTATATTTAGTAAGCCATTTCACAGACCATTCCAATATATAGGTATGAGCATTGCCTCCGCCTCAACTGCTGTGGGGCAAAGACCGAATGAAATCGGCAATATAATTATTGATAATGATGATTGTCATATGCTCCTTGAAGCTGAGGGTAATTTCATCAATTATGTTGAAATTGATCTGAAGAAAACAGCACCTCATTTGCAAACACAAGAGTTTGACTCAGTACCAATACTTGGCTCGCTTAGTATAAATCCGTATGAACTAGAGCTTGTACGAAAGCAGACACACTTCCACACTTATTATGATCATAGAAAAAAGCTAAAAATAAGTGTTTCTTGTTTATATGATGAAGCTCCTTTAACGGTAGGCTTTAGTGCAAAATACTATGGAATGTAA